In one Dehalogenimonas formicexedens genomic region, the following are encoded:
- a CDS encoding DNA internalization-related competence protein ComEC/Rec2, translating to MVLIVLSLAWVTGVWLGSQLMPSPLWFIAAIFPMLFALVKRWRARAVLAAAAILIFAGGALYFHSSFSGTGGNNVASFIDGSAHTFEGTVSRMPEAREKSQALRLSGISVLIDGECRAVTGAVMVYVTPFPEYDYGDRITVTGMLLEPPVFDTFDWRAYLARDEVFATVLYPSVTAVSPGHGNPMLAGIYDLRQRLADNIAAALPEPHASLAQGLALGIRSGIPDEVNQAFSASGTSHLLAVSGQNLAIVAAVLLFAIRGLIGRRGYWYVWLAMAAVWVFTILSGLASPVVRGAIMASIFVLAELLGRQKAAAPALCFAAALMVAANPQLLWSASFQMSFAAMAGLIFLLPPLDRFTRQAALKFPGKSSRFYGVFRWVAEGLAVSFAAVAGVLPLIAYYFGNISLSGGVATLAAAPALPLIIFGGLLTGIAAVIQPVLAIPFGAITWLGLSYLLAAVEFFARIPPIQVESFHPLFIWLSYAVLAAFAWWLWRWERRQSFEDHARPVKLGRFVSLGIPAITLITVLVSTILNFPVDHRLQVTFLDVGQGDAIYIRTPAGQDILIDGGPSPQRLTQELSRRMPFWDRTIELVVSTHADADHLTGLVEALNRYKIIQIVDSGIPADTDLYGEWRRLIDEKKVPDTAVSAGQRIRLAGGLELEVFNPYDDTIADTNASCLVLGLKYGETSFLFTGDLPQSSELELVYRRLLPDATVLKVAHHGSNGSTGAAFLAVAPPELAIIQVGRNSYGHPTSAVVSALDSICIENGVFRTDTSGSVSFITDGHTLWRKK from the coding sequence TTGGTCCTGATCGTTCTGTCGCTGGCCTGGGTCACCGGCGTTTGGCTTGGCTCGCAGCTAATGCCATCGCCTCTCTGGTTTATCGCCGCCATTTTCCCCATGTTGTTCGCACTGGTGAAACGCTGGCGGGCCCGTGCTGTTCTTGCCGCTGCCGCCATCTTGATATTTGCAGGCGGCGCCCTGTATTTCCATTCGAGCTTTTCCGGAACGGGCGGAAACAACGTTGCAAGCTTCATCGACGGCAGCGCTCACACTTTTGAAGGCACGGTCAGCCGGATGCCCGAAGCCAGGGAGAAATCGCAGGCTCTCCGGCTTTCCGGCATTTCCGTACTTATCGACGGCGAGTGTCGTGCAGTAACCGGAGCCGTCATGGTCTATGTTACGCCGTTTCCCGAATACGATTACGGCGACCGGATAACCGTGACCGGTATGTTGCTCGAGCCCCCGGTCTTCGATACCTTCGACTGGCGAGCCTACCTCGCCCGCGACGAGGTTTTTGCCACCGTTTTGTACCCGTCGGTTACCGCTGTCAGCCCTGGACATGGGAACCCGATGCTGGCTGGGATTTACGATCTCCGGCAGAGATTGGCCGATAACATCGCCGCCGCCCTCCCTGAGCCGCACGCCTCCCTGGCACAGGGCCTTGCCCTCGGCATCCGCTCCGGCATCCCCGATGAGGTGAACCAGGCTTTTTCTGCCTCCGGAACATCGCACCTGCTGGCTGTTTCGGGACAGAACCTGGCTATTGTCGCCGCGGTGCTGCTATTTGCCATCCGGGGCTTGATTGGCCGTCGCGGTTACTGGTACGTCTGGCTGGCCATGGCCGCGGTGTGGGTTTTCACCATACTCTCAGGCCTGGCTTCTCCAGTTGTCCGCGGTGCCATCATGGCTTCAATTTTCGTGCTTGCCGAGCTTTTGGGCAGGCAGAAAGCGGCCGCCCCGGCGCTCTGTTTTGCCGCCGCGCTGATGGTTGCCGCCAATCCGCAATTATTATGGTCGGCTTCGTTCCAGATGAGTTTCGCCGCCATGGCCGGTCTTATTTTCCTTTTGCCGCCGCTCGACCGGTTCACCCGTCAGGCCGCGCTGAAATTCCCCGGTAAATCCTCCCGTTTTTACGGCGTTTTCCGCTGGGTAGCCGAAGGTCTTGCGGTTTCCTTTGCCGCGGTAGCCGGTGTCCTGCCCCTTATTGCCTACTATTTCGGTAATATTTCCCTTTCGGGCGGTGTCGCCACCCTGGCCGCTGCCCCGGCGTTGCCCCTGATCATTTTTGGCGGACTGCTGACCGGCATAGCTGCGGTTATTCAGCCGGTTTTAGCGATACCATTCGGCGCCATAACATGGCTTGGGTTAAGCTATCTTCTAGCCGCCGTTGAATTTTTCGCCCGGATCCCGCCAATCCAGGTTGAATCCTTTCATCCCCTTTTTATCTGGTTATCCTATGCGGTACTGGCCGCGTTCGCCTGGTGGCTGTGGCGCTGGGAGCGCCGGCAATCCTTCGAGGACCATGCCAGACCTGTGAAATTGGGACGCTTCGTATCACTCGGTATCCCTGCCATAACCCTCATAACCGTCTTGGTTTCAACCATTTTGAATTTTCCGGTTGACCACCGCCTGCAGGTGACCTTCCTCGATGTCGGCCAGGGCGACGCCATCTACATCCGCACGCCTGCCGGCCAGGACATCCTCATCGACGGCGGTCCGTCGCCGCAGCGCTTAACCCAGGAATTGTCCAGGCGAATGCCTTTCTGGGACCGGACCATCGAGCTGGTGGTGTCGACCCACGCCGATGCCGATCACCTTACCGGTCTGGTTGAGGCTCTTAACCGGTACAAGATCATCCAGATAGTCGATTCCGGTATTCCGGCTGACACCGATCTCTACGGTGAATGGCGGCGGCTGATCGATGAAAAGAAGGTGCCCGATACCGCCGTCTCAGCGGGTCAGCGGATCAGGCTTGCAGGGGGTTTGGAACTGGAGGTTTTTAATCCGTACGATGACACGATCGCCGATACCAACGCTTCCTGTCTCGTCCTGGGCCTCAAATACGGCGAAACTTCTTTCCTTTTCACCGGCGATCTGCCCCAATCCTCCGAACTGGAATTAGTCTATCGCCGGTTGTTACCTGACGCGACCGTTTTGAAAGTAGCCCACCACGGGTCAAACGGTTCGACCGGTGCCGCTTTTCTGGCCGTTGCCCCCCCGGAATTAGCCATCATCCAGGTCGGCCGGAACAGCTACGGCCATCCGACTTCTGCCGTCGTCTCGGCGCTCGATTCAATCTGCATTGAGAACGGCGTTTTCCGAACCGATACCTCGGGTTCCGTTAGCTTCATCACTGACGGGCATACCCTGTGGCGGAAGAAATAA
- a CDS encoding helix-hairpin-helix domain-containing protein, with amino-acid sequence MAGRFRLIISLTLLLVPPLLLSGCGDSSLVEIYTPTTAPAPFASVAIEGAVTLPGIYPVKAGDTLEDLLQAAGGQTGSNTSVKLIVGGVSNAPQKININTAEAWLLEALPGIGAVKAAAIIDYRTAHGPFVNILELVKVPGFGQSTYDSLKDLITVSG; translated from the coding sequence ATGGCAGGGCGCTTTCGGCTGATCATTTCACTCACATTGCTGCTTGTTCCGCCGCTTCTCCTCTCTGGGTGCGGGGATTCTTCTTTGGTCGAGATCTATACGCCCACTACCGCGCCGGCCCCATTCGCCTCAGTTGCCATCGAAGGCGCCGTAACTCTTCCCGGCATTTACCCTGTGAAAGCCGGGGATACGCTCGAGGATTTACTCCAGGCAGCGGGCGGTCAAACCGGCTCCAACACAAGTGTAAAACTGATTGTCGGCGGAGTCTCCAACGCCCCTCAGAAGATCAACATCAACACCGCCGAGGCCTGGTTGCTGGAAGCCCTTCCCGGCATCGGCGCCGTCAAAGCAGCGGCCATCATCGATTACCGGACCGCCCACGGCCCCTTCGTGAACATCCTGGAACTGGTAAAGGTTCCCGGCTTCGGCCAGTCGACGTACGATTCCCTCAAAGATTTAATAACGGTGTCGGGGTAA
- a CDS encoding PH domain-containing protein: MKQSPELRYEDSPRYDTAPIAGVIILLVFVDLLLAFLIPETFWIMVGTAVFELLLFYFIIPRKYQILDDRVRILLGSPIKYDIPLSTIKEARPAGGAEAWVYFGLRLATSGKGVIELIRRGGMDVVFSPRDRQTFLEQLELAMRSASRRHDLSPK, from the coding sequence ATGAAACAGTCTCCTGAGCTCCGCTACGAGGATTCTCCCCGATACGACACCGCGCCGATCGCCGGGGTGATAATCCTGCTGGTGTTCGTCGATCTGCTGCTCGCCTTCCTGATCCCGGAGACCTTCTGGATCATGGTCGGCACCGCCGTCTTCGAACTGCTGCTTTTTTACTTCATCATTCCTCGGAAGTACCAGATCCTGGACGACCGGGTTCGCATTCTTCTGGGAAGCCCAATCAAATACGACATTCCACTTTCGACGATCAAGGAAGCGCGCCCCGCCGGAGGCGCCGAGGCCTGGGTTTATTTCGGACTGCGCCTGGCAACTTCCGGCAAAGGCGTGATTGAGCTCATCCGGCGCGGCGGTATGGACGTCGTCTTCTCGCCCCGGGATCGCCAGACATTCCTGGAACAGCTTGAACTGGCGATGCGCTCGGCAAGCCGGCGCCATGATCTATCCCCAAAATAA
- a CDS encoding DUF933 domain-containing protein, which produces MALSIGIIGLSMSGRTTIFEAATGAAAAARPGESVHIGIAKVPDARIDKLSAMFKPVKTTFAEVKYLDLGASVKNIGGEALRELSAMDELVSVVRAFKDESVPHPQLTVDAARDIEAMNLELTFSDLAIIERRLGKIEQSLKAAKATERPKILAEQELINRLKGELEKDIPLRDVELTEEEEKSLAGYQFLSAKPLLTVINIGEEDLPNVDRIEKEFTAKFSGNKRRLIAICGKLEAELATMDAASAAEFRADYGLSETGLSRTIRASYALLDLISFFTAGPDECRAWSITAGTNAQFAAGKIHSDIQRGFIRAEIVAYDDFIRAGSLAEAKRQGVLRLEGKTYIMKDGDIANFLFNV; this is translated from the coding sequence ATGGCTTTATCTATCGGCATTATCGGCCTGTCCATGAGCGGCCGCACTACAATTTTTGAGGCCGCCACCGGCGCCGCCGCGGCTGCCCGCCCGGGGGAATCTGTCCACATCGGCATCGCCAAGGTGCCGGACGCCCGCATCGACAAGCTGTCAGCCATGTTCAAACCTGTGAAAACAACCTTCGCCGAGGTGAAATACCTTGATCTTGGCGCTTCGGTCAAGAACATCGGCGGCGAAGCCCTGCGGGAACTCTCCGCCATGGACGAACTGGTCAGCGTCGTCCGCGCCTTCAAAGACGAATCGGTGCCCCACCCCCAGCTCACCGTCGACGCCGCCCGCGATATCGAAGCCATGAACCTGGAACTTACCTTTTCCGACCTGGCGATTATCGAGCGCCGCCTGGGCAAGATCGAGCAGTCTCTCAAGGCCGCCAAGGCCACCGAGCGCCCCAAGATCCTGGCCGAGCAGGAATTGATCAATCGCCTGAAAGGCGAACTGGAAAAGGACATTCCACTGCGCGATGTCGAACTCACCGAAGAAGAAGAGAAATCGCTCGCCGGTTACCAGTTTCTGTCCGCCAAACCGCTGTTGACCGTGATCAACATCGGCGAGGAAGACCTGCCGAACGTCGACAGGATCGAAAAGGAATTTACCGCCAAATTCTCCGGAAACAAGCGCCGGCTCATCGCCATCTGCGGCAAACTTGAAGCCGAACTGGCGACCATGGACGCCGCCTCCGCCGCCGAGTTCCGGGCGGACTACGGGCTGTCCGAGACTGGCTTATCCCGGACTATTCGAGCGTCATATGCTCTCTTGGACCTGATCTCCTTCTTCACCGCCGGACCGGACGAATGCCGGGCCTGGAGCATCACCGCCGGCACCAACGCCCAGTTTGCCGCCGGTAAAATTCACTCCGACATCCAGCGCGGCTTCATCCGGGCCGAGATCGTCGCCTACGATGATTTTATCCGCGCGGGATCGCTCGCCGAGGCCAAGCGCCAGGGAGTCCTCCGCCTCGAGGGCAAAACCTACATCATGAAGGACGGCGATATCGCCAACTTCCTGTTCAACGTTTAA
- a CDS encoding PrsW family intramembrane metalloprotease, translating into MKLNWLWTLGVGVALFFVTNVTMQSTGNPNFFPTVIMLGSFVVPVAFITFFYEHIRDRDIPLSVLGGSFLLGGAIGTVAAGLLEYSTLTSSSVSSLFGVGLIEESAKIIVPVVLFLGWKYRHQADGLLFGVTVGMGFAALETMGYALVTLIQSQGDVTAMNQVLLVRGLLAPAGHGAWTGIICAVLWRERARAGKVTINAWVIGAFILAVVLHAAWDIVNSQSSNAVAYGGMLAVALVSLGVLFALYASARKEVGQTPAAEKAQTI; encoded by the coding sequence ATGAAGCTGAACTGGCTCTGGACGCTGGGCGTGGGCGTCGCGCTCTTTTTTGTCACTAACGTAACAATGCAAAGCACCGGCAATCCCAACTTTTTCCCGACGGTAATCATGCTGGGATCGTTCGTGGTGCCGGTGGCGTTCATCACTTTCTTTTACGAGCATATTCGCGACAGGGATATACCTCTTTCAGTACTGGGCGGCTCTTTTCTCCTCGGTGGGGCTATCGGCACGGTCGCCGCGGGTCTTTTGGAATACTCGACTCTGACCAGCTCATCCGTATCAAGCCTTTTCGGAGTGGGCTTGATCGAGGAATCGGCGAAAATTATCGTGCCGGTCGTCCTGTTCCTGGGCTGGAAATACCGGCACCAGGCAGACGGTCTGCTCTTCGGGGTGACGGTGGGCATGGGTTTTGCGGCACTCGAGACCATGGGTTATGCGCTAGTCACGCTGATCCAGAGCCAGGGCGACGTTACGGCAATGAACCAGGTACTCCTGGTCAGGGGGCTTCTGGCGCCTGCCGGGCACGGCGCCTGGACCGGCATTATCTGCGCGGTTCTATGGCGGGAGAGAGCCAGAGCGGGTAAGGTCACCATCAACGCCTGGGTTATCGGCGCCTTTATCCTGGCGGTGGTCTTGCACGCCGCCTGGGACATCGTAAACAGCCAGAGTTCCAACGCCGTCGCCTATGGCGGCATGCTGGCGGTGGCCTTGGTCAGCCTGGGCGTGCTGTTCGCGCTCTACGCCAGCGCCCGCAAGGAAGTCGGGCAGACACCGGCAGCGGAAAAAGCCCAAACCATTTAA